The following coding sequences are from one Sesamum indicum cultivar Zhongzhi No. 13 linkage group LG11, S_indicum_v1.0, whole genome shotgun sequence window:
- the LOC105173993 gene encoding uncharacterized protein LOC105173993 isoform X2 (The sequence of the model RefSeq protein was modified relative to this genomic sequence to represent the inferred CDS: added 27 bases not found in genome assembly) has translation MGRPEPCVLYAHTFVHPHLDEYVDEVLFSEPVVITACEFLEQNASSICPAVKLMGATSPPSFALEVFIQCEGEARFRRLCLPCLYSQSSSNVLEVEAVVTNHLVVRGSYRSLSMVIYGNTAEDLGQFNIEVDLDNTLTDTVSAVEGKVEDLPPAFHPNTLTIKEIVSPLKILSQAVVMLDLPLELRKFLLLVFKSLDSQNLGEAVDTVISSLLSVTSICGTPCSPHNPIDPKQLGIDRLMSSGEADHTLTEAGKDLFDVYKRLQNQCGYPSGESLAEILFLESEAGIPTSKGLMDSLHQQFDFCNSIGDVGYPHLSQNKNIILWLSVARLLCSARESCFHFVNYGGMKQLGHIFNHRMQNSTTLTLLLLGVIEQATRHSIGCEGFLGWWPREEESIPVGTSDGYNQLLKLLLENQRHDVASLVTYILHRMRFYEVTCRYECAVLSVLGGISAGGRVSNFNLDMLASAKTQLKKLLKLIKLSGPIDDPSPMAAASRSFILGDAGQLVYKTTSGLINLSNCGFLNWDIDLHLLSLLKERGFLPLSAALLSSSILRSETGHAMDLFLDVVSHIEAIIISLLFCRSGLGFLLHDPEISSTIIYALRGMEDVQKEDALSLRYASVLMSKGFFCRPMEVGMIVEVHMKALIAIDSLCKSIPGTEEFLWVLWDLCRLSRSESGRQALLVLVNFPEALKVLMTALHSGRELDPASLNTGVSPLDVAIFHSAAEIFEVIVTDSTATSLTSWIDHAKELHMALHFSSPGSNKKDAPARLLEWIDAGVVYHRNGAIGLLRYAAVLASGGDVHMASDSVLASDMMDVDNVVGDSSSSSDGNVIDNLIGKRITEKDFPGIVLRDSSIAQLTTAFRILAFISDNSVVAAGLYDEGAVMVVHAVVINCKVMLERSSNIYADYLVDEGAEGNSTSDLLLERNREKSLFDLLIPSLILLINLLQKLQEAKEQHRNTKLMSALLQLHREVSPKLASCAAELSHTCPDFVLGFGAVCHLLASALACWPVYSWTPGLFHFLLDSLHATSLLALGPKETCSLLCLLNDLFPDESLWMWKNGIPMLSPLRAVAVGTLLGPEKEKQINWYLRPGNPEKLLAQLSQQLAKLGEVILHCAVSMSVVIQDILRVFVVRIACLNLDYASVLVRPIISWISHRLLEPTTLSDVDAYKVHQLLKFLAILLEHPIAKPLFLREGGCQMLTKVLEKCTGAANSDVKQFSENINLAKYESSLISWSTPVFQSISLISDDSAFFQHPGVQYRNLPNSFTAKECSIFWSYLLRFCMVLPVGRELLACLAAFKEMGSSTEGQSSLLSFVKHIQSSTIQDSESQINHESDASYGKIHASEWKEHPPLLCCWTSLLRSIDSKNVPREQVAVAIHTLTSGALGICMDRESVNLERVAVVKFLFGVKNDYSSEGFVEDNLKQIEELADMLGSVTCNELDPDALPTQDQIKETANLLLRLLRKSSGTEEVDAAIASGYTSLSTLPVSSRIQRFANRSVGRIEEYSWDDFGATFFWECPENLRNRLAQTGLSAKRKISSLEGANRHTRGDNSVVEATSQNTFSRGSVPVTTPPGPTRRDTFRQRSSSGRPPSIHVDVFMARQRERQGVAVNDAVTQVKTAAPDDNIDAEKSSKPRQLKPDLDDDLQGIDIVFDAEESEPDDKLPFPQPDDSLQQLASVVIEQRSPHSIVEETESDVNESSQFSRLGTPLASNMDENTPSEYSSRMSASRPEMLLTREPSISSDKKFSDQAEDTKSLPTRIPNAIDSSAIPSSTGVAASIYMNTSSSSVRFSVESRTPPNLYPNASIQQSGTVPLGTGLQGFYDQKFPPNQPPLPPMPPPPTVSPVLSQNMDPVVSQSSSFLKSVADGQAQVPPGFHVQSDYASVVPCSSTSLATSVALSDPKFGRTSLPSPLGSTRPPPPLPPTPPPYSASSSLKNSTSLSPQYFQTVSNSELQHASAAPPVDGMVNLSASRTMITSYPPPPLMQPLLFRPSSMPVGLYGNSLVPHHGENLANVSQNLPMSLPSVQAIPALTQLQPLQPPQIPRPPPQHLRPPVPASPHSEQGATLLQSSIQIPAQPSQVLQQPQVSPAHVYYQTQQQENVSQSLQQQQVDRSQRSLQPSGDGASQQQDSGMSLQEYFRSPEAIQSLLSDREKLCQLLEQHPKLMQMLQERLGQL, from the exons ATGGGTCGACCCGAACCATGTGTGCTGTACGCTCACACGTTCGTTCACCCGCATCTCGATGAATACGTTGACGAG GTGTTATTTTCAGAGCCTGTAGTCATCACTGCTTGTGAGTTCCTTGAGCAAAATGCTTCATCAATTTGCCCAGCTGTGAAACTTATGGG GGCCACTTCACCTCCATCATTTGCGTTGGAGGTTTTCATTCAGTGTGAAGGTGAGGCGAGATTTAGGCGGCTATGCCTGCCTTGTTTGTATTCTCAGTCATCGTCTAATGTGCTTGAGGTTGAG GCTGTAGTAACAAATCATTTGGTTGTAAGAGGTAGCTATCGCAGCCTAAGCATGGTCATATATGGGAATACGGCTGAAGATTTAGGCCAGTTTAACATCGAAGTAGACTTAGATAACACTTTGACAGATACTGTTAGCGCTGTTGAAGGAAAGGTAGAAGATTTGCCTCCTGCTTTTCATCCCAATACGCTGACAATTAAGGAAATTGTATCTCCCCTGAAAATATTATCTCAGGCAGTTGTTATGTTGGATCTTCCGCTTGAGTTAAGAAAATTTCTGCTACTTGTTTTTAAAAGTTTGGACTCTCAGAATCTTGGAGAAGCAGTTGATACAGTAATCAGTTCCTTATTATCAGTGACCTCAATCTGTGGAACCCCTTGCTCACCCCACAATCCTATTGATCCAAAGCAACTCGGGATTGATAGATTGATGAGTAGTGGAGAAGCTGATCACACTCTTACTGAAGCTGGAAAAGATCTTTTTGACGTTTACAAAAGGCTTCAGAATCAGTGTGGCTATCCATCTGGTGAATCATTAGCAGAAATCTTGTTTCTTGAATCTGAGGCAGGCATCCCTACTTCCAAAGGATTGATGGATTCTTTACACCAACAATTTGATTTCTGTAATAGCATTGGAGACGTGGGATATCCACATCTTTCACAG aataagaatataattCTATGGTTGAGTGTGGCTCGCTTATTGTGCTCTGCTAGAGAGAGCTGCTTTCACTTTGTTAATTATGGTGGCATGAAGCAGCTGGGACACATCTTCAATCACCGGATGCAAAATTCTACCACTCTTACATTATTGCTGCTTGGAG TTGGTTGTGAAGGTTTCCTAGGATGGTGGCCTCGGGAAGAGGAAAGCATACCAGTCGGCACTAGTGATGGctataatcaattattgaaGTTGTTATTGGAGAATCAGAGGCATGATGTTGCCTCCCTTGTGACTTATATACTTCATCGCATGCGTTTTTATGAGGTTACTTGTAGATATGAG TGTGCAGTATTATCTGTACTCGGGGGTATATCTGCTGGTGGTCgggtttcaaattttaacttgGACATGCTTGCAAGTGCTAAAACACAGCTCAAGAAACTCTTG AAATTGATAAAGCTGAGTGGTCCAATTGATGATCCCTCTCCAATGGCTGCTGCAAGCAGATCCTTCATCCTTGGTGATGCTGGACAATTGGTGTATAAAACAACCAGCGGCTTGATTAATCTCTCAAATTGTGGGTTTTTAAATTGGGATATTGATTTGCACTTACTTTCCCTTCTGAAG GAGAGAGGTTTCCTTCCTTTGTCAGCTGCTTTGCTGTCATCTTCTATTTTGCGATCCGAAACAGGGCATGCAATGGACTTGTTCCTGGATGTTGTATCGCACATTGAAgcaataattatttcactCCTCTTCTGTCGCTCAG GATTAGGTTTCCTTCTACATGACCCTGAAATCTCCTCAACCATTATCTATGCTTTGCGCGGTATGGAGGATGTCCAGAAGGAAGACGCGCTTTCACTTCGATATGCATCTGTCTTGATGTCCAAAGGGTTCTTTTGTCGCCCCATGGAAGTTGGCATGATTGTTGAGGTGCACATGAAGGCG TTAATCGCCATAGATAGTCTATGTAAGTCGATACCAGGTACTGAAGAATTTCTTTGGGTGCTGTGGGATCTTTGTCGCCTCTCTAG GTCAGAGAGTGGACGCCAGGCTCTATTGGTTTTGGTGAACTTCCCAGAG GCTCTCAAAGTTTTGATGACCGCATTGCATTCCGGAAGGGAACTTGATCCTGCTTCCTTGAACACTG GAGTTTCACCTTTAGATGTTGCGATTTTTCACTCGGCGGCTGAGATTTTTGAAGTTATTGTCACTGATTCTACTGCTACTTCTTTGACGTCTTGGATAGACCATGCGAAGGAGCTGCACATGGCATTACATTTCTCTTCCCCAGGTTCCAACAAGAAAGATGCTCCTGCACGGCTTTTGGAATGGATAGATGCTGGTGTAGTTTACCATAGGAATGGGGCAATTGGACTTCTACGATATGCTGCTGTTTTGGCTTCTGGAGGAGATGTTCACATGGCCTCAGACAGTGTTCTGGCATCCGACATGATGGATGTTGATAATGTTGTTGGGGATTCTTCTAGTAGTTCTGATGGTAATGTAATTGATAATCTAATTGGAAAACGTATTACTGAGAAGGATTTTCCTGGTATTGTTCTTCGTGATTCCTCCATTGCCCAGCTCACTACAGCATTTCGAATTTTGGCATTTATTTCGGATAATTCG GTTGTAGCTGCTGGTCTGTATGATGAAGGTGCTGTAATGGTTGTGCATGCTGTTGTGATCAATTGTAAAGTGATGCTTGAGAGGTCTTCCAATATTTATG CAGATTATCTTGTTGATGAGGGTGCAGAGGGCAATTCAACTTCTGATTTGCTTCTAGAACGTAATCGTGAAAAGAGCCTGTTTGATCTGCTGATTCCTTCACTGATCCTACTCATCAATCTCTTGCAGAAGTTACAG GAAGCCAAGGAGCAACACAGGAACACAAAACTAATGAGTGCACTCTTACAGTTGCACCGAGAAGTGAG CCCCAAGTTAGCTTCCTGTGCAGCAGAGTTATCCCATACTTGCCCTGATTTTGTGCTTGGTTTTGGAGCCGTCTGCCATCTTCTTGCATCAGCACTAGCTTGTTGGCCAGTGTACAGTTGGACTCCTGGCCTTTTCCATTTCCTCCTTGACAGCCTTCATGCCACTTCGCTATTGGCACTGGGCCCCAAGGAAACCTGCAGTTTGCTTTGTCTACTG AATGATTTGTTTCCGGATGAAAGCCTTTGGATGTGGAAGAATGGAATTCCAATGCTGAGCCCCCTAAGAGCAGTGGCTGTGGGGACACTATTGGGTCCGGAGAAAGAGAAACAGATCAATTGGTATCTAAGGCCTGGGAACCCTGAGAAGCTACTAGCTCAGTTGTCTCAGCAACTGGCGAAACTCGGAGAAGTTATCTTACATTGTGCTGTCAGT ATGTCAGTTGTCATACAAGACATTCTACGTGTGTTTGTGGTTCGGATTGCATGCCTGAATCTTGACTATGCTTCTGTGTTGGTGAGACCTATAATATCATGGATCTCTCATCGCCTCTTAGAGCCAACAACATTATCCGATGTGGACGCATACAAG GTTCATCAATTGCTTAAATTTCTTGCTATCTTATTGGAGCATCCAATCGCTAAG CCACTATTTTTGAGGGAGGGTGGCTGTCAGATGCTCACAAAAGTGCTTGAGAAGTGTACTGGAGCTGCCAACTCTGACGTGAAGCAGTTCTCCGAAAACATAAATCTTGCAAAATATGAATCTTCACTTATTAGCTGGTCTACACCTGTATTCCAATCGATCTCATTAATCAGTGATGACTCTGCATTTTTTCAGCATCCTGGAGTGCAGTACAG GAATCTTCCTAACAGTTTTACAGCCAAAGAATGTTCCATATTCTGGTCATATCTCCTTAGATTTTGCATG GTTTTGCCAGTTGGAAGAGAATTGCTTGCCTGTCTGGCTGCCTTCAAAGAGATGGGTTCCTCTACCGAAGGCCAGAGTTCTTTGCTCTCTTTTGTAAAACACATTCAGTCCTCTACTATTCAGGATTCTGAGTCTCAAATAAACCATGAAAGTGATGCAAGTTACGGGAAAATTCATGCATCTGAATGGAAGGAGCATCCTCCATTGTTATGCTGCTGGACTTCATTGTTAAGGTCGATTGATTCTAAGAATGTTCCTCGCGAACAGGTTGCTGTAGCTATTCACACATTAACCTCAGGTGCATTAGGCATTTGTATGGATAGGGAAAG CGTGAACTTGGAGAGGGTTGCTGTAGTCAAGTTCCTTTTTGGAGTAAAGAATGATTATTCTTCAGAAGGTTTTGTCGAAGACAACCTGAAGCAAATCGAGGAGCTCGCAGATATGTTAGGATCTGTGACTTGCAATGAACTTGACCCTGATGCTCTCCCTACACAGGATCAG ATCAAGGAGACTGCAAACTTGTTATTGCGTTTGTTGCGGAAGTCCTCAGGCACAGAGGAGGTGGATGCTGCAATTGCCAGTGGTTACACCTCATTATCGACTCTCCCAGTTTCTTCGAGGATACAGAGATTTGCAAACAGAAGTGTGGGGCGGATTGAAGAATATAGCTGGGATGATTTTGGAGCCACTTTCTTTTGGGAATGTCCTGAGAATTTGCGTAACAGGCTAGCTCAGACAGGTCTTTCTGCAAAAAGAAAGATCTCCTCACTGGAGGGGGCAAATAGGCATACCAGAGGAGACAATTCTGTAGTGGAAGCTACCTCacaaaatacattttctaGGGGTTCAGTACCTGTCACCACACCTCCGGGCCCTACACGTCGGGATACCTTCAGACAGC GATCTTCTAGCGGGAGACCACCATCCATTCACGTAGATGTATTCATGGCCAGACAAAGGGAGCGTCAAGGTGTAGCTGTTAATGATGCGGTAACACAAGTGAAAACAGCAGCTCCAGATGACAACATAGACGCAGAAAAGTCCAGCAAACCTCGACAGTTGAAACCAGATCTTGATGATGATCTTCAGGGAATTGATATTGTTTTTGATGCTGAGGAGTCTGAACCTGATGATAAGTTGCCCTTTCCACAACCAGATGATAGTTTACAGCAACTTGCATCTGTTGTAATTGAGCAACGTTCTCCCCATTCGATAGTTGAGGAGACGGAGAGTGATGTAAATGAAAGTAGTCAGTTTTCTCGCTTGGGTACTCCATTAGCATCAAACATGGATGAAAATACGCCGAGTGAGTATTCATCCAGAATGTCTGCATCTCGTCCGGAGATGCTATTGACTCGAGAACCGAGTATTTCTTCTGATAAGAAGTTCTCTGATCAGGCAGAGGACACAAAGAGTTTGCCAACCAGAATTCCTAATGCAATTGATTCCTCTGCAATACCCAGTAGTACAGGGGTTGCAGCttctatttatatgaataCTTCATCTTCTTCTGTACGATTTTCTGTTGAGTCCAGGACACCACCTAACTTATATCCCAATGCATCAATACAACAAAGTGGAACTGTTCCTTTGGGTACTGGATTGCAAGGTTTCTACGATCAGAAATTTCCTCCAAATCAGCCTCCTCTGCCTCCGATGCCACCTCCTCCAACAGTCTCACCTGTACTATCTCAAAATATGGATCCTGTTGTGAGTCAGTCTTCATCATTTTTGAAGTCTGTGGCAGATGGGCAGGCTCAGGTTCCTCCTGGCTTCCAT GTTCAGTCAGATTATGCGTCTGTTGTACCATGCAGTTCGACATCACTGGCTACTTCAGTTGCGTTGTCAGACCCAAAGTTTGGACGGACATCTCTTCCTTCGCCTTTAGGATCTACAAGACCTCCTCCACCGCTTCCTCCCACACCACCTCCTTATTCAGCCAGCTCTTCGCTAAAGAATTCTACTTCTTTGTCtccacaatattttcaaactgtTAGTAATTCTGAGCTTCAGCACGCCTCTGCTGCACCCCCTGTTGATGGAATGGTGAACCTTTCAGCATCACGCACGATGATAACTTCCTATCCCCCACCGCCTTTGATGCAACCATTGCTTTTCAGGCCCAGTTCCATGCCTGTCGGTCTTTATGGAAATAGTTTAGTTCCACATCATGGAGAAAACTTGGCTAATGTGTCGCAAAATCTTCCCATGTCTCTCCCTTCAGTTCAAGCCATACCAGCTCTTACTCAGTTACAGCCGCTTCAGCCGCCACAAATCCCTCGTCCTCCACCTCAGCATCTTAGGCCACCTGTTCCAGCTTCCCCACATTCAGAGCAGGGTGCAACATTGTTGCAAAGTTCCATACAGATTCCAGCTCAGCCATCCCAGGTGCTGCAGCAGCCCCAAGTCTCCCCAGCTCATGTGTATTATCAAACCCAACAACAAGAAAATGTATCACAGTCGTTGCAACAGCAACAGGTTGATCGTTCGCAAAGGAGTTTGCAGCCTTCAGGGGATGGCGCATCCCAGCAACAAGATTCCGGAATGTCTCTACAAGAGTATTTTAGATCCCCTGAAGCGATTCAG TCTCTTCTGAGTGACCGCGAAAAACTTTGTCAGCTTCTAGAGCAACATCCAAAGTTAATGCAGATGCTGCAG GAGCGGCTGGGTCAGTTATAG